In the Streptomyces sp. cg36 genome, one interval contains:
- a CDS encoding methyltransferase domain-containing protein → MGADRDPAAEARAALVAEIAAGGALADPAWRAAFEEVPRDLFVPSYFTARPGGYERMWGQDPDPARRARWLAGAYEDTPLATRLRDGELLSSSSQPSLMARMLEVLEIEDGAAVLEIGAGTGYNAALLCHRLGEDRVTTVDLDPEITESARAHLAAAGYRPAVLTGDGARGCPARAPFDRILATCTLPSVPAGWLAQCVPGALIEAPLATGLIVLRVRDAGHAEGRFLPTPAYFVPLRGVAPAPGASRAGGLPHPGAQSELFRFLLALTAGSLDPYEAYELWRREGHPGRERFGVTVTAERQWAWLDDPRGPCAWPLREVAAA, encoded by the coding sequence ATGGGCGCAGACCGGGACCCGGCCGCCGAGGCGCGCGCGGCCCTGGTGGCGGAGATCGCCGCCGGGGGCGCTCTCGCCGACCCGGCCTGGCGGGCCGCCTTCGAGGAGGTGCCCCGCGACCTCTTCGTGCCCTCCTACTTCACCGCCCGCCCCGGCGGGTACGAGCGGATGTGGGGCCAGGACCCGGACCCGGCCCGGCGCGCGCGCTGGCTGGCCGGGGCGTACGAGGACACCCCGCTGGCCACGCGGCTGCGCGACGGCGAACTGCTCTCCTCCAGCAGCCAGCCCTCGCTGATGGCCCGGATGCTGGAGGTGCTGGAGATCGAGGACGGCGCCGCGGTCCTGGAGATCGGCGCCGGGACCGGCTACAACGCGGCCCTGCTCTGCCACCGCCTGGGCGAGGACCGGGTCACCACCGTCGACCTGGACCCGGAGATCACCGAGTCGGCCCGCGCGCACCTGGCCGCCGCGGGCTACCGCCCGGCGGTGCTGACCGGCGACGGGGCGCGCGGCTGCCCCGCCCGCGCCCCCTTCGACCGGATCCTGGCCACCTGCACCCTGCCGTCGGTCCCGGCGGGCTGGCTGGCGCAGTGCGTGCCGGGGGCGCTGATCGAGGCGCCCCTCGCCACCGGCCTGATCGTGCTGCGGGTGCGCGACGCCGGGCACGCCGAGGGCCGCTTCCTGCCCACCCCGGCCTACTTCGTGCCGCTGCGGGGCGTGGCGCCCGCGCCCGGCGCCTCCCGCGCGGGCGGTCTGCCGCACCCGGGCGCGCAGAGCGAGCTGTTCCGCTTCCTGCTGGCGCTCACCGCCGGCAGCCTCGACCCGTACGAGGCGTACGAGCTGTGGCGGCGCGAGGGGCACCCCGGGCGCGAGCGGTTCGGGGTGACGGTGACCGCCGAGCGCCAGTGGGCCTGGCTGGACGACCCGCGGGGGCCCTGTGCCTGGCCCCTGCGGGAGGTCGCCGCCGCGTGA
- a CDS encoding VWA domain-containing protein, whose amino-acid sequence MANFSKSHAPQFSVEVYQNEYLPEGGREVNAIVTVTSTGGGTVGGAPLAGAALSPSFIPGQAPGAAVVIMVDCSGSMDYPPTKMRNARDATAAAVDTLRDGVTFAVVAGTHQAKEVYPGNGRLATASAETRAQAKEALRSLSAGGGTAIGTWLRLADRLLGSAEAPIRHGILLTDGRNEHESPEDLRAALDACSGRFTCDARGVGTDWEVKEVTAIASALLGTADIVADPSGLAADFTRMMADAMGKEVADVALRLWTPVGTEILFVKQVAPTVEELTARRTDSGPRSGDYPTGSWGDESRDYHVCVRVPEAGIGQEMLAARVSLVLPDPAGGTSQTLSQGLVRAVWTEDMAASTAINPQVAHYTGQAELAQVIQQGLDARKSGDIDGATAKLGRAVQLAAASGNADTAKLLAKVVDVVDEATGTVRLKAKVEEADEMTLETRSTKTVRVKK is encoded by the coding sequence ATGGCCAACTTCTCCAAGTCGCACGCGCCGCAGTTCTCCGTCGAGGTCTACCAGAACGAGTACCTGCCGGAGGGCGGACGCGAGGTCAACGCCATCGTCACGGTGACGTCCACGGGCGGCGGCACGGTCGGCGGGGCGCCGCTCGCGGGGGCCGCCCTCTCGCCGTCCTTCATACCCGGGCAGGCGCCGGGCGCCGCCGTGGTGATCATGGTCGACTGCTCGGGTTCGATGGACTACCCGCCGACGAAGATGCGCAACGCGCGCGACGCCACGGCCGCCGCCGTCGACACCCTGCGCGACGGGGTCACCTTCGCGGTGGTCGCCGGCACCCACCAGGCCAAGGAGGTCTACCCGGGCAACGGGCGCCTCGCCACCGCGAGTGCGGAGACCCGCGCGCAGGCCAAGGAGGCGCTGCGCTCGCTGAGCGCGGGCGGCGGCACCGCCATCGGCACCTGGCTGCGGCTGGCCGACCGGCTGCTCGGCTCGGCCGAGGCGCCCATCCGGCACGGCATCCTGCTCACCGACGGGCGCAACGAGCACGAGTCGCCCGAGGACCTGCGGGCCGCGCTCGACGCCTGCTCGGGCCGGTTCACCTGCGACGCCCGCGGGGTCGGCACCGACTGGGAGGTCAAGGAGGTCACCGCGATCGCCTCCGCGCTGCTGGGCACCGCCGACATCGTGGCCGACCCCTCGGGCCTGGCCGCGGACTTCACGCGGATGATGGCGGACGCGATGGGCAAGGAGGTCGCGGACGTCGCACTGCGGCTGTGGACGCCGGTCGGCACCGAGATCCTCTTCGTGAAGCAGGTCGCGCCCACCGTGGAGGAGCTGACCGCCCGGCGCACCGACTCGGGGCCGCGCTCCGGCGACTACCCGACCGGCTCCTGGGGCGACGAGTCCCGCGACTACCACGTGTGCGTCCGCGTCCCGGAGGCCGGGATCGGCCAGGAGATGCTGGCAGCCCGGGTCTCGCTGGTCCTGCCGGACCCGGCGGGCGGCACCTCGCAGACGCTCTCGCAGGGGCTGGTCCGCGCGGTGTGGACCGAGGACATGGCCGCCTCCACCGCCATCAACCCGCAGGTCGCCCACTACACCGGCCAGGCCGAACTGGCACAGGTCATCCAACAGGGCCTCGATGCCCGCAAGTCCGGCGATATCGACGGCGCCACCGCCAAGCTCGGCCGGGCCGTCCAGCTCGCCGCCGCCTCCGGCAACGCCGATACGGCCAAGCTGCTGGCGAAGGTGGTGGACGTCGTCGACGAGGCGACGGGTACTGTGCGACTCAAGGCGAAGGTCGAGGAGGCGGACGAGATGACTCTCGAAACCCGGTCGACCAAGACCGTACGCGTGAAGAAATAG
- a CDS encoding globin produces the protein MNEIPRGTLQEQTFYEQVGGEETFRRLVHRFYQGVAEDPLLRPMYPEGDLGPAEERLVLFLMQYWGGPRTYSDNRGHPRLRMRHAPFTVDRAAHDAWLTHMRTAVDELGLSPEHETTLWNYLTYAAASMVNTAE, from the coding sequence GTGAACGAGATTCCGCGCGGCACGCTTCAGGAGCAGACCTTCTACGAGCAGGTCGGCGGCGAGGAGACGTTCCGGCGCCTGGTGCACCGGTTCTACCAGGGCGTCGCCGAGGACCCGCTGCTGCGGCCGATGTACCCGGAGGGCGATCTGGGCCCGGCCGAGGAGCGGCTCGTGCTGTTCCTCATGCAGTACTGGGGCGGCCCGCGCACCTACAGCGACAACCGGGGCCACCCCCGGCTGCGGATGCGGCACGCGCCGTTCACGGTGGACCGGGCCGCGCACGACGCCTGGCTGACCCACATGCGCACCGCCGTGGACGAGCTGGGCCTCTCCCCGGAGCACGAGACGACGCTCTGGAACTACCTCACCTATGCCGCCGCGTCGATGGTGAATACGGCCGAGTAG
- a CDS encoding FHA domain-containing protein produces MPTCPNGHQSGSDDWCEVCGHRMGAVPPPPPPPPPAFQQGPPPQGGYGYPGPAAPAAPAELCPQCRTPREGNTPFCEECRWNFLTQKATSYTPLAPQPAPAQGQGLNLPPGFQSPPGPPGRPVSPQPRDPYEYQSSRPSQVNRPAEPLTGAPGAQQGPPSFRQPPPAAPNGEAAGRPGPPPSFPQGPPAPPAFTQAGPPAPPTFPRRSEADDDWPQPQPQPTAPGDDWPRHTEAPGDDWPRRAEAGDDWPQRTEAGDDWMIQPPAQTGPPQHVQPPAPPQQTQAPQQPQQHRPPQQTFQAPPPQPLGWTVTIGPDRDYFMAMMQRSGPEAAGLNLPAYSPEQQRPLTGSQLTIGRRRHSTGEAPDIDLAVPPEDPGVSHQHAVLVQQPDGGWAVVDQNSTNGTTINGAEEPIQPYVPVALQDGDRVHVGAWTTLTVRRG; encoded by the coding sequence ATGCCGACCTGCCCGAACGGACACCAGTCGGGTTCCGACGACTGGTGCGAGGTCTGCGGCCATCGCATGGGCGCCGTGCCGCCGCCTCCCCCGCCCCCGCCCCCCGCCTTCCAGCAGGGCCCGCCCCCGCAGGGCGGCTACGGCTACCCCGGCCCCGCGGCGCCCGCCGCACCGGCCGAGCTCTGCCCCCAGTGCCGCACGCCCCGGGAGGGCAACACGCCCTTCTGCGAGGAGTGCCGCTGGAACTTCCTGACCCAGAAGGCCACCTCGTACACACCGCTGGCGCCCCAGCCCGCCCCCGCGCAGGGCCAGGGCCTCAATCTGCCGCCGGGCTTCCAGTCGCCGCCGGGTCCGCCCGGGCGGCCGGTGTCGCCGCAGCCGCGCGACCCGTACGAGTACCAGAGCTCGCGGCCCTCCCAGGTGAACCGGCCCGCCGAGCCGCTCACCGGCGCCCCCGGGGCCCAGCAGGGCCCGCCGTCGTTCCGCCAGCCCCCGCCCGCGGCGCCGAACGGCGAGGCCGCCGGGCGTCCCGGGCCGCCGCCCTCCTTCCCGCAGGGCCCCCCGGCCCCGCCCGCGTTCACCCAGGCCGGGCCGCCCGCGCCGCCGACGTTCCCGCGGCGCTCGGAGGCCGACGACGACTGGCCGCAGCCGCAGCCGCAGCCGACGGCGCCGGGCGACGACTGGCCCCGGCACACCGAGGCCCCCGGCGACGACTGGCCCCGGCGCGCCGAGGCCGGGGACGACTGGCCGCAGCGGACCGAGGCCGGGGACGACTGGATGATCCAGCCGCCCGCGCAGACCGGCCCGCCCCAGCACGTCCAGCCGCCCGCTCCGCCCCAGCAGACCCAGGCCCCGCAGCAGCCGCAGCAGCACCGGCCGCCGCAGCAGACGTTCCAGGCTCCGCCGCCCCAGCCGCTCGGCTGGACGGTGACCATCGGCCCGGACCGTGACTACTTCATGGCCATGATGCAGCGCAGCGGGCCGGAGGCCGCGGGCCTCAACCTGCCCGCGTACTCGCCGGAGCAGCAGCGTCCGCTCACCGGCAGCCAGCTCACCATCGGCCGCCGCCGCCACTCCACCGGCGAGGCGCCCGACATCGACCTGGCCGTGCCGCCGGAGGACCCGGGCGTCTCGCACCAGCACGCGGTCCTGGTGCAGCAGCCCGACGGCGGCTGGGCGGTGGTCGACCAGAACTCCACCAACGGCACCACCATCAACGGCGCCGAGGAGCCGATCCAGCCGTACGTGCCGGTGGCGCTGCAGGACGGCGACCGGGTGCACGTGGGCGCCTGGACGACCCTGACCGTCCGCCGGGGCTGA
- a CDS encoding protein phosphatase 2C domain-containing protein, translating to MAQKHQPAAGLCPGCAEPLESGDRYCGACGYDLSAAPEPPADTPTVVMGTPVAGEAWPAARPAAGPDGGSPAPVQLPAELPGTDSGGNPLPTFDGAGEAGPDDYALAAPDPRAGGPEAEPVTHVTAPAKVCVACRAGRVDTDGYCENCGHAQPRERDHMEQELGPVAAVSDRGLRHHRNEDAFAVSTTALPDGSPAVVAIVCDGVSSATRPDVASATAAARANESLLQALPQGTHPQQAMHEAIVAAAEAVNSLAAPGRAPGHDPHRHENAPACTLVGAITAGGLLVVGWVGDSRAYWVPDDRATPPARLTEDDSWAAQMVAAGLMTEADAYADERAHAITGWLGADAYELDPHTASFKPDRSGVVVVCTDGLWNYAEGAEEMAGAVPADAAERPLHSAQVLVGHALDGGGHDNVTVAVVPFAVASAGAGSAYNAT from the coding sequence ATGGCGCAGAAGCACCAGCCGGCAGCCGGGCTGTGCCCCGGCTGCGCGGAGCCGCTGGAGTCGGGCGACCGCTACTGCGGGGCCTGCGGGTACGACCTGTCGGCCGCGCCCGAGCCCCCGGCGGACACCCCGACGGTCGTGATGGGCACTCCGGTGGCGGGCGAGGCGTGGCCCGCCGCCCGCCCGGCGGCCGGCCCGGACGGCGGCTCCCCGGCCCCGGTGCAGCTGCCCGCCGAGCTGCCCGGCACCGACTCGGGCGGCAACCCGCTGCCCACCTTCGACGGGGCCGGGGAGGCCGGGCCGGACGACTACGCCCTGGCGGCCCCGGACCCGCGCGCGGGCGGCCCCGAGGCGGAGCCGGTCACCCATGTCACCGCGCCCGCCAAGGTGTGCGTGGCCTGCCGGGCGGGCCGGGTCGACACGGACGGCTACTGCGAGAACTGCGGGCACGCCCAGCCGCGCGAGCGCGACCACATGGAGCAGGAGCTGGGCCCGGTGGCGGCGGTCAGCGACCGGGGGCTGCGCCACCACCGCAACGAGGACGCGTTCGCGGTGTCCACCACCGCGCTGCCGGACGGCTCGCCCGCGGTCGTCGCGATCGTCTGCGACGGGGTCTCCTCGGCCACCCGCCCGGACGTGGCGTCGGCCACCGCCGCGGCCCGCGCCAACGAGTCGCTGCTGCAGGCACTGCCCCAGGGCACCCATCCGCAGCAGGCGATGCACGAGGCGATCGTGGCCGCCGCCGAGGCGGTCAACTCCCTGGCCGCGCCCGGCCGCGCCCCGGGCCACGACCCGCACCGCCACGAGAACGCCCCGGCCTGCACCCTGGTCGGCGCGATCACCGCGGGCGGGCTCCTGGTGGTCGGGTGGGTCGGCGACAGCCGGGCGTACTGGGTGCCCGACGACCGTGCGACCCCGCCCGCCCGGCTCACCGAGGACGACTCGTGGGCCGCGCAGATGGTGGCGGCGGGCCTGATGACGGAGGCCGACGCGTACGCGGACGAGCGGGCGCACGCCATCACGGGCTGGCTGGGCGCCGACGCCTATGAACTCGACCCGCACACCGCCTCGTTCAAGCCGGACCGCTCCGGGGTGGTGGTGGTCTGCACCGACGGGCTGTGGAACTACGCCGAGGGCGCCGAGGAGATGGCCGGGGCGGTACCGGCGGACGCGGCCGAACGGCCGCTGCACAGCGCCCAGGTGCTCGTCGGGCACGCCCTGGACGGCGGGGGCCACGACAACGTAACAGTGGCGGTCGTGCCGTTCGCGGTGGCGTCGGCAGGGGCAGGATCCGCCTACAACGCGACCTAG